One part of the Phycisphaeraceae bacterium genome encodes these proteins:
- a CDS encoding ABC transporter ATP-binding protein — protein sequence MDAETQHTTQTTPADAARCVLRVDSVRFRYGAIGPWVLDINELVLHSREQVLLTGPSGCGKSTLLQLIAGLMEPSEGRIEVAGQDVHGLGSGARDAFRGRTIGMVFQTLNLLPGFTAIENVLLAMMFSAKPKREHGERAADLLGSLGLERVNAPVDSMSLGQQQRVAVARALACEPALVLADEPTASLDPDNARNAIELLQRACEDHNAALLCVSHDPALLSCFDRIESYTSLHASGEAHP from the coding sequence ATGGACGCAGAGACGCAGCACACAACGCAAACCACTCCTGCCGACGCGGCCAGATGTGTGCTGCGCGTCGACAGTGTGCGGTTCAGATATGGCGCGATCGGGCCTTGGGTGCTCGATATCAACGAGCTTGTGCTGCATTCGCGCGAGCAGGTGCTGTTGACAGGACCGAGCGGATGCGGAAAGAGCACGCTCCTCCAACTGATCGCCGGATTGATGGAGCCGAGTGAGGGACGGATCGAGGTCGCTGGTCAGGATGTGCACGGACTGGGCAGCGGTGCTCGTGACGCGTTCCGTGGCAGAACGATCGGGATGGTGTTCCAGACATTGAATCTGCTTCCGGGGTTTACAGCGATCGAGAATGTGCTGCTGGCGATGATGTTCTCGGCAAAGCCAAAGCGCGAGCACGGCGAGCGTGCTGCCGATTTGCTCGGCTCGCTCGGGCTGGAGCGCGTGAACGCGCCGGTCGACAGCATGAGTCTTGGTCAGCAGCAACGCGTTGCGGTTGCTCGTGCGCTCGCGTGCGAGCCCGCGCTTGTGCTGGCGGACGAGCCGACCGCGAGTCTTGATCCTGACAACGCGCGCAATGCGATCGAGCTGCTCCAGCGAGCGTGCGAGGATCATAATGCGGCGCTGTTGTGCGTGAGCCACGATCCTGCCTTGTTGTCGTGCTTCGATCGTATCGAGTCGTATACGAGCCTGCACGCGAGCGGGGAGGCACACCCATGA
- a CDS encoding helix-turn-helix domain-containing protein, whose translation MPADNDNATRLALTAEEVAELLGISRAHVFRMQSSGRLPKPIRLGRAVRWPRTVLEAWLAAGAPPRDRWEEMSTGA comes from the coding sequence ATGCCAGCAGACAACGACAACGCGACGCGACTTGCACTCACCGCTGAAGAAGTGGCGGAGCTGCTTGGAATCAGCCGCGCCCATGTCTTTCGCATGCAAAGCAGTGGAAGACTCCCCAAGCCCATCCGCTTGGGCCGCGCAGTGCGCTGGCCGCGAACAGTCCTCGAAGCCTGGCTTGCCGCAGGTGCCCCACCCCGCGATCGTTGGGAAGAGATGTCCACCGGCGCGTAG
- a CDS encoding ImmA/IrrE family metallo-endopeptidase — MLGRDGPFLQPSVAVRRIEQRAMELLQQCKNELGIRETPLPVPVDLWIEHPLGYEFGVSDLSHLGPNVLGASYIKEREILIDEKVLQHEGRYRFTCAHELAHMTLHSKVRKVFQETGSAPGASGDRYEKQADRFAAAFLMPVPLLVRELFRIADELKLDRAPCITELMMNTTESEWLWKKRFLPAMTKRFGVSLSAAVFRFSDIRLRDGKAFLPERLRASMFVRPDADSPIRQMRLVGGFPVRPGSAAT, encoded by the coding sequence ATGCTTGGTCGCGACGGGCCATTCCTGCAGCCGAGTGTTGCTGTTCGCCGCATCGAGCAGCGCGCTATGGAGCTGCTCCAGCAGTGCAAGAACGAGCTCGGCATTCGCGAGACTCCGCTGCCCGTGCCCGTTGACCTGTGGATCGAGCATCCCCTCGGCTATGAGTTCGGCGTCTCTGACCTTTCGCACCTTGGCCCGAATGTACTCGGCGCGTCCTACATCAAGGAGCGCGAAATCCTCATCGACGAGAAGGTCCTGCAGCACGAAGGCCGCTACCGCTTCACGTGTGCCCATGAGCTTGCGCACATGACCCTTCACTCGAAGGTCCGAAAGGTCTTCCAGGAGACCGGCTCGGCACCAGGTGCTAGCGGAGACCGCTACGAGAAACAAGCTGATCGCTTTGCCGCAGCCTTCTTGATGCCCGTACCGCTTCTCGTCCGTGAGCTCTTTCGCATCGCAGACGAGCTCAAGCTCGACCGAGCACCGTGCATCACTGAGCTCATGATGAACACCACCGAATCCGAGTGGCTCTGGAAGAAGCGGTTCCTGCCGGCAATGACCAAGCGCTTCGGTGTATCGCTTTCTGCCGCGGTGTTTCGCTTCTCCGACATCCGACTGCGAGACGGCAAGGCGTTCCTGCCGGAGAGGCTTCGTGCCTCGATGTTTGTGCGCCCCGATGCCGACTCTCCCATCCGCCAGATGCGACTCGTCGGTGGATTCCCCGTTCGGCCTGGAAGTGCCGCCACGTAG
- a CDS encoding helix-turn-helix transcriptional regulator — MTKKDLQFGNDKLGAVLRAHRVDSGKGLRETAAKLGIAPAHLTDIEKGRRAPSEELLVKIARVYGIGEAQLRSGWKKPETVVGEIASQDATTAAKVPEFLRTAKDLKPEQWDRLIKQAKKMSGEGGKQ; from the coding sequence TTGACCAAGAAAGACCTCCAGTTCGGGAACGACAAGCTCGGAGCGGTGCTCCGCGCCCATCGGGTGGACAGTGGCAAGGGCCTCCGGGAGACAGCGGCCAAGCTCGGCATCGCTCCGGCCCACCTCACCGACATCGAGAAGGGCCGACGGGCTCCGTCCGAGGAGCTGCTGGTGAAGATCGCCAGGGTCTACGGCATCGGGGAGGCACAGCTTCGCTCCGGCTGGAAGAAGCCGGAGACCGTGGTTGGTGAGATCGCCAGTCAGGACGCAACGACCGCGGCGAAGGTCCCCGAGTTCCTTCGCACTGCCAAAGACCTGAAGCCCGAGCAGTGGGATCGCCTCATCAAGCAGGCCAAGAAGATGAGCGGCGAAGGGGGTAAGCAGTGA